AAAGATGACGGTGAAATGTTGAGTGGGTCCGCCACCTTTAGCCGCAACTCCTCGGCCAGTATCGATATCTAGCATCTTGTCACCTGTAAATAGATTTCAAATTGGgaatgaatgagagaaaaagaagaggagtgagagagagagagagagaaagagagagagaaagatatagatagatagagagagagagagagagagagagagagagagagagagtggagaAAATTGTAAGAgtgtatgaaaaagaaaaaaaaaaaaaaaagaaggaaagaaagaaacttacCAACGAAAAGaagcataaaaataacagtcaACTGATAAACTGCCTGAccaagaatatttttcatcatcGTCCTTGATATTAACGGCTTTGTGCGTCCGTACGGTTTGCGAAGTAAAAGATCCGACGTAGGCAATTCGGTGGCAAGTGCAAGGGACGCTAAAGTGTCCATAATCAGATTAACCCATAACATTTGTACCGCTTTTAAAGGTGAATCCTGTACGGCACATGCTCCGATAAAGGCGACGATAACGGCGACGACGTTAACGGTCAACTGAAATTGCAAGAATTTTGCTATACTATCGTAGACGTTTCTTCCCCACATAACGGCCTTAACGATGGAAGAAAAGTTATCGTCCGTCAGAATAATGTCGGAAGCTTCCTTTGCCACGTCCGTACCAGCTATACCCATGGCAAAGCCAACATCGGCTTTCTTTAATGCTGGACCATCGTTCGTACCATCACCGGTCACGGCTACTACCTCACGACTGGTCGTTGCCTTGCTATCGATTATACCCTTTACCAATGTATACTTATCGGTTGGCGATGATCTAGCCAAAACCCTTAACTTTGGCCAAACTTTGTCCAATAAATGTTGCTGTACCTCACCGTTACTGTCTCTGATCCTTCTATTAAATTCCTTCCCTTCGAGAATAAGAAAGTCCTCGTTTGGTTTTATTATTCCGCACTTCAAGGCGATCGACCTAGCCGTATTAATATTGTCACCGGTGACCATTCGCACTGTTATACCAGCCTTTTGGCACTTTCTAATTGCGTCTGGTACCTCGGGACGTACTGGATCCTCGATACCGACAATACCGAGACACGTTAAATTGTTAACGATATTTTCCTCGTCCTCCCAATTTGGCTCGTTATCCGAGTGTACTTGATTGATCTCCGCCTTCCCGGGTACAAAGTCGCGATATGCGATTGAGATTGTACGTAGACCGTTACACGCCATTGGTTCTATCACGTTCTTAACCAGACGTTCTTGCATCTCTCTCGTGAATTTTTCCAGATGACCGTCGCGACCGTAGATAAAGGCACATCTGTaagtgaaaaggaaagagagaggaaaaaaaaagaagaagaaaaaaaagaaaaagaaaaaaaaaagaaaaaaaaaagaaagacgagagagatataaaaacaaagtaaCAACATGAgcaatttcgttttttttatttaaatttgattttgtcttaaagaataaaaatccctttgaaatcgatttaactttgaaaattgatattattttataaactactctattcgcaaaaaaaaaaaaaaaatttctttactttaataataggttaaaattgaaattgatgTTCTCACTCCAGCCCCCCACCCCCGCCCCCGCCCCTTACTCATATATTTTACCATCCCCCCTCCCCCGCCACTCTATTATTTGCAAATAAGATAGAACTCTTTGGTGTTAATTTAAATGTTAGATATTAAagggaagataaaaataattgagaacGTACTTCTTCATGATGATCTCGGAAGCGCCCTTGGTGAAAAGCCTATATCCACCACCTTCCCTTGGAATAACAGTAGACATGCTCTTTCTAACGCTATTGAATGTATAGACCCGCGTGAAAGTTTCCTCAGGGTGGTCATCTCTAACAGTTTGATATTTTTCGCCCAGGGCCACTACGAATCCAAGTAAGGCACATTCGGTTTTGTTACCGACTTGCATCGGCAATTCTGAAGGGTCTTGCGAGGGCATGATTCTGGACGTGTACGCCGAATTAATGGAGATGGCTTGTATTAATAAGTTTCCAACGTGGCTCGGGATATCGGAAAAACTTGGAACCGTCTTGCTCATTTTCTCACATATGTAGGATTCTACCACTGTCATACGATTGGTCGTCAGGGTTCCGGTTTTATCCGAACAAATGGCGGTAGCGTTACCCATCGTTTCGCAAGCATCCAAATGCCGTACCAAATTGTTATCCTTCATCATTTTCTATAATCATAgttttacgaaaaaagaaaaaaaaaaaaaaaaaaggaaaatattgttaaaaaaaaactgcACATCGTTCGCTTGGATCGGCAAAATCGCCGATCGAATAAGTTATTGCAATatgaaagatttattaatattattaaaatattaaatatcaaaaaatactATAAATTCATTTCCTTTAAAAATGTATCACTTTATCGGAATGTAtaacttttaaaatatcaaattaatgtAACAAattcatcaaaaaaaaaaaaatttgttaactaaaaatttaacattattcgtataaaaattaatggcTTTTGAAAATTACTATACACACTGATtgatgattaaattaaatagagaaagagagacagagaaagagagagagagaaaaaaaaaagaaaaagaaagaaaaaagtcaaatgagaggagaaataaaaaaaaaaaaatatttaataaatataaatatataaatgataaataaaaacataataaaaaaatcaaataattgtGTTAAAAGATTCGACGCATTAAAAAAGgtaacatttaataataattttcgtcgactctaagagaaaaaaaaaaataaaataaaataaaataaaataaaataaaatgaaataaaataaaataaaataagaaagaaaagagaaagaaaaaaaataaaaatgtaaaaaattcgAGTTACGCGCGCACGTgtccatacacacacacacacatatatatgtatatatatatatatatatatatatatatatatgtatgtatatatatatatattagattgatCCAAAAGTTGAACGCAGCTATTAAAAAagtttgaaagagaaaacttttggaacgatataatatatatatatattcgtgaaTGTGTTAAAGATTCTAAtgcaatataaatgaaaaaatgatttaattaaccTTGACGGAATAAGCAAGAGATAAGGTGACAGCCAGAGGAAGACCTTCGGGTACGGCAACGACGAGGACAGTAACACCGATAATCAAATGCCGTACCAGATCACCGGCATAAGTGTTCTTCCACGGCTTTCCATCGATTACGAACGTCGAGACGCAAAATTGAATGATTAGAATGATCACGGTGAGTACTGCTATGGTCGAGCCAGCATAACCAATTTGTATCGCTAACTTCGTTAATTTAGCTTGAAGAAcgctcttttcctttttagtaGACTCTCCCCCACCTCCTTGTCCACCTCCGCCATGATGATTTTCTCCACCCTCGTGTTTACCACCCGTTCCGCCAGTTCCAACAGCATGACTGTTCCCAGTGATTTCTGCTCCTTCGTCCCCTTCGTTTCATAATACAtacagatattatttattcaaattaaattaaattgagatccattggttttctttttttttttctcttttttttttctttttttttctctttttttttctttttctttttcttttttttttcttttttcatcaaaGAGAAACCgatacttatatttattatctctaaTAACTATCGAGGTCGTTCAACTTTTACGCTCTTCATTTGTAAGACGtgattatcctttttttgatttatatctaaatatatatatatatatatacgtatgcatttaagtatatatgtatatataacaggATGAGACTTAGAAAAATCCtagatgatttaaaaaatctattaCTCCTCCATCGTTATTCAAGAATATAttctgaataaaaaagaaaaaagaaaaaaaaaaaagaaaagaaaaaaaaagttgtacCAACGTTCGGCAAATTAGAGCGTAAAATTTAAACTctcgatagaaaattttaattctaattaattaaattataaaatactatattatatcgaGCTAGTTATTAATAATCGGAATAAagagggggggaaaaaaaaaataaaaaaagaaagaaagaaagaaagaaagaaattgaaaaaagctGGGATTCTATAAGAGTAAAGGtaaggtaaataaaaaaaaaaaaaaaaaaaaaaaaaaaatagtgttTTGTAAAAAGGCAAAAGCACGACACGACACATTGGAAAAATACATGaacaaataatgaaaataggtatcatcatcatcatcatcatcatcatcatcatcatcatccttaGAATGCAATAAAAAAAGCTAAAGGTAAATTCTGGAGTTACTAATAATCTCAAATGCATAAACCACTGGCAACAAAACACTCAGAGATTACGGTAACAGATAAGCAAGAATGATAACAAATTAGATCGATTTTttgctgtttcttttttttttcttcttcttcttctttttcttttctcttttcttttttcttttttaccttacTTCTGACAATGATATTtcttcaaacaaaaaaagaaaaaaaaaaaaaaaaaaaaaaaagaaaattattttgcataataataaagtgacatatatatatctatgcatgtatatattttatttagataagaaataagattaaaagaagGCTTGTAGTGTGCAGAAATGAAGAAGGTAGAACGTGAAATtactagaaaagaaaatgaacttaaagagataaacatatatatatgtatgtacgtataagtATGTCAAATATATCAGATATAtctcaaaattatatttaaaagatgtCAATCGATATCTCAACATCGATTACATCGGCATAATTGAATAtgattaacaataaatatatatatatatatattattattattatattgtgtGTAATCACCTGGTAATGACTTCTTCTTCCGCTGCTTTTTAGCCTCTAGATAAAAAAATGCATGCAAAACAAAATTGATTAGCAATCTATCTAAAAGTATCGTATATGCCAATGACAATTTGTGCCACATTCTATACTgcattggttttttttttctttttttttattttttctgtttttttttttcgatttctttcttttccctttcttttctttttttttttttcattctatttcttttttttttttcttttttttttctttccttttcttttcctttttcagaCAATTCCAAAGAAATGCTttcaaaattttacaaatgcaGTACAACAACCTAGAggatatgtgtgtatgtttttgttcttctttttgaatacaaattttttgttgtaatttttcttataacaaaaaaaaaaaaaaaaaagaaaagaaaaaaaaagaaaaaaaaaagaaaaaaaagaaaatataaataaatatcatgaaTTCATCTTCTAAGTTGCACATTTACAGGGATGTCgatcgtataataaaatattatcatataaagagtgataattttttctttctgttttttttttttcttttctttattttttatttctttttttttttttggttgttttctttttctttttttgtctctttaaaAATGCCTGCAGAAAAATCTGATAAgactataaaaaaataatatgaaacatatattatatatttgaaaaaaatgatttgatatatgttaaaagaatgagatacaaatattataagaacATTCTATGAAGACAAAtgttactaataattatatgatctAGGATTGTGCTAAGATGAATTGAAATAACATATGATCACACAATATATGCGATATACACTAATGGAAAATAGTTCTTGCGCATACaaacaaacatttatttgtataacCACGTAACAAAGATCAAAGttatatataggatataaGGGCATATTCtctaattagaatattttaatcaaatgaaaaaaaaaaaaaaaaaaaaaagaaaaaaaacaacattttcatcgaattacacaaataaatatatatatatactttaatatatttcaaggATCAATTTATCATAGGATTTACCCTATGTATTTtggtttaataatatattaaaaaaaaagaaaaaaagaaaaaaaaaaatagagacaaTAAAGAagtgtataaaattaaaagat
This region of Vespa crabro chromosome 23, iyVesCrab1.2, whole genome shotgun sequence genomic DNA includes:
- the LOC124432069 gene encoding plasma membrane calcium-transporting ATPase 2 isoform X1 — its product is MATIDGRPAQYGITLKQLRELMEHRGREGVNKLNSHGGVQEICKKLYTSPSEGLSGSTADIQHRRDTFGSNMIPPKPPKTFLQLVWEALQDVTLIILEIAALVSLGLSFYQPADEEESGSSIEEDEGKYGWIEGLAILISVIVVVLVTAFNDYSKERQFRGLQSRIEGEHKFSVIRQGEVKQISVSDIVVGDICQIKYGDLLPADGILIQSNDLKVDESSLTGESDHVKKGELFDPMVLSGTHVMEGSGKMLVTAVGVNSQAGIIFTLLGAAVDQQEQEIKKMKKEAKKQRKKKSLPGDEGAEITGNSHAVGTGGTGGKHEGGENHHGGGGQGGGGESTKKEKSVLQAKLTKLAIQIGYAGSTIAVLTVIILIIQFCVSTFVIDGKPWKNTYAGDLVRHLIIGVTVLVVAVPEGLPLAVTLSLAYSVKKMMKDNNLVRHLDACETMGNATAICSDKTGTLTTNRMTVVESYICEKMSKTVPSFSDIPSHVGNLLIQAISINSAYTSRIMPSQDPSELPMQVGNKTECALLGFVVALGEKYQTVRDDHPEETFTRVYTFNSVRKSMSTVIPREGGGYRLFTKGASEIIMKKCAFIYGRDGHLEKFTREMQERLVKNVIEPMACNGLRTISIAYRDFVPGKAEINQVHSDNEPNWEDEENIVNNLTCLGIVGIEDPVRPEVPDAIRKCQKAGITVRMVTGDNINTARSIALKCGIIKPNEDFLILEGKEFNRRIRDSNGEVQQHLLDKVWPKLRVLARSSPTDKYTLVKGIIDSKATTSREVVAVTGDGTNDGPALKKADVGFAMGIAGTDVAKEASDIILTDDNFSSIVKAVMWGRNVYDSIAKFLQFQLTVNVVAVIVAFIGACAVQDSPLKAVQMLWVNLIMDTLASLALATELPTSDLLLRKPYGRTKPLISRTMMKNILGQAVYQLTVIFMLLFVGDKMLDIDTGRGVAAKGGGPTQHFTVIFNTFVMMTLFNEFNARKIHGQRNVFQGIFTNPIFYSIWIGTCLSQVVIIQYGKMAFSTKALTLEQWMWCLFFGIGTLLWGQVVTTIPTRKIPKILSWGRGQPDDIGAINLGDEKFDPDSDKKPRAGQILWIRGLTRLQTQLRVIRAFKSTLEDLEERRSVHSLHSLHSMRSSRSHTGPRPLSDFTYIDEDPTNNTNNAHLYAAKSTAYNKNTADQNQDHETANARRSRIVQSINSPTSPLLLSVPGSAYNNHYTTATANTATANIATNTTATATATTTTITNNNRSSSNNALNQLLSSNPDTTVNNSSLLLSSNNLVLPELTKLVHETSI
- the LOC124432069 gene encoding plasma membrane calcium-transporting ATPase 2 isoform X2; translated protein: MATIDGRPAQYGITLKQLRELMEHRGREGVNKLNSHGGVQEICKKLYTSPSEGLSGSTADIQHRRDTFGSNMIPPKPPKTFLQLVWEALQDVTLIILEIAALVSLGLSFYQPADEEESGSSIEEDEGKYGWIEGLAILISVIVVVLVTAFNDYSKERQFRGLQSRIEGEHKFSVIRQGEVKQISVSDIVVGDICQIKYGDLLPADGILIQSNDLKVDESSLTGESDHVKKGELFDPMVLSGTHVMEGSGKMLVTAVGVNSQAGIIFTLLGAAVDQQEQEIKKMKKGDEGAEITGNSHAVGTGGTGGKHEGGENHHGGGGQGGGGESTKKEKSVLQAKLTKLAIQIGYAGSTIAVLTVIILIIQFCVSTFVIDGKPWKNTYAGDLVRHLIIGVTVLVVAVPEGLPLAVTLSLAYSVKKMMKDNNLVRHLDACETMGNATAICSDKTGTLTTNRMTVVESYICEKMSKTVPSFSDIPSHVGNLLIQAISINSAYTSRIMPSQDPSELPMQVGNKTECALLGFVVALGEKYQTVRDDHPEETFTRVYTFNSVRKSMSTVIPREGGGYRLFTKGASEIIMKKCAFIYGRDGHLEKFTREMQERLVKNVIEPMACNGLRTISIAYRDFVPGKAEINQVHSDNEPNWEDEENIVNNLTCLGIVGIEDPVRPEVPDAIRKCQKAGITVRMVTGDNINTARSIALKCGIIKPNEDFLILEGKEFNRRIRDSNGEVQQHLLDKVWPKLRVLARSSPTDKYTLVKGIIDSKATTSREVVAVTGDGTNDGPALKKADVGFAMGIAGTDVAKEASDIILTDDNFSSIVKAVMWGRNVYDSIAKFLQFQLTVNVVAVIVAFIGACAVQDSPLKAVQMLWVNLIMDTLASLALATELPTSDLLLRKPYGRTKPLISRTMMKNILGQAVYQLTVIFMLLFVGDKMLDIDTGRGVAAKGGGPTQHFTVIFNTFVMMTLFNEFNARKIHGQRNVFQGIFTNPIFYSIWIGTCLSQVVIIQYGKMAFSTKALTLEQWMWCLFFGIGTLLWGQVVTTIPTRKIPKILSWGRGQPDDIGAINLGDEKFDPDSDKKPRAGQILWIRGLTRLQTQLRVIRAFKSTLEDLEERRSVHSLHSLHSMRSSRSHTGPRPLSDFTYIDEDPTNNTNNAHLYAAKSTAYNKNTADQNQDHETANARRSRIVQSINSPTSPLLLSVPGSAYNNHYTTATANTATANIATNTTATATATTTTITNNNRSSSNNALNQLLSSNPDTTVNNSSLLLSSNNLVLPELTKLVHETSI
- the LOC124432069 gene encoding plasma membrane calcium-transporting ATPase 3 isoform X8 codes for the protein MATIDGRPAQYGITLKQLRELMEHRGREGVNKLNSHGGVQEICKKLYTSPSEGLSGSTADIQHRRDTFGSNMIPPKPPKTFLQLVWEALQDVTLIILEIAALVSLGLSFYQPADEEESGSSIEEDEGKYGWIEGLAILISVIVVVLVTAFNDYSKERQFRGLQSRIEGEHKFSVIRQGEVKQISVSDIVVGDICQIKYGDLLPADGILIQSNDLKVDESSLTGESDHVKKGELFDPMVLSGTHVMEGSGKMLVTAVGVNSQAGIIFTLLGAAVDQQEQEIKKMKKEAKKQRKKKSLPGDEGAEITGNSHAVGTGGTGGKHEGGENHHGGGGQGGGGESTKKEKSVLQAKLTKLAIQIGYAGSTIAVLTVIILIIQFCVSTFVIDGKPWKNTYAGDLVRHLIIGVTVLVVAVPEGLPLAVTLSLAYSVKKMMKDNNLVRHLDACETMGNATAICSDKTGTLTTNRMTVVESYICEKMSKTVPSFSDIPSHVGNLLIQAISINSAYTSRIMPSQDPSELPMQVGNKTECALLGFVVALGEKYQTVRDDHPEETFTRVYTFNSVRKSMSTVIPREGGGYRLFTKGASEIIMKKCAFIYGRDGHLEKFTREMQERLVKNVIEPMACNGLRTISIAYRDFVPGKAEINQVHSDNEPNWEDEENIVNNLTCLGIVGIEDPVRPEVPDAIRKCQKAGITVRMVTGDNINTARSIALKCGIIKPNEDFLILEGKEFNRRIRDSNGEVQQHLLDKVWPKLRVLARSSPTDKYTLVKGIIDSKATTSREVVAVTGDGTNDGPALKKADVGFAMGIAGTDVAKEASDIILTDDNFSSIVKAVMWGRNVYDSIAKFLQFQLTVNVVAVIVAFIGACAVQDSPLKAVQMLWVNLIMDTLASLALATELPTSDLLLRKPYGRTKPLISRTMMKNILGQAVYQLTVIFMLLFVGDKMLDIDTGRGVAAKGGGPTQHFTVIFNTFVMMTLFNEFNARKIHGQRNVFQGIFTNPIFYSIWIGTCLSQVVIIQYGKMAFSTKALTLEQWMWCLFFGIGTLLWGQVVTTIPTRKIPKILSFE
- the LOC124432069 gene encoding plasma membrane calcium-transporting ATPase 2 isoform X6; its protein translation is MATIDGRPAQYGITLKQLRELMEHRGREGVNKLNSHGGVQEICKKLYTSPSEGLSGSTADIQHRRDTFGSNMIPPKPPKTFLQLVWEALQDVTLIILEIAALVSLGLSFYQPADEEESGSSIEEDEGKYGWIEGLAILISVIVVVLVTAFNDYSKERQFRGLQSRIEGEHKFSVIRQGEVKQISVSDIVVGDICQIKYGDLLPADGILIQSNDLKVDESSLTGESDHVKKGELFDPMVLSGTHVMEGSGKMLVTAVGVNSQAGIIFTLLGAAVDQQEQEIKKMKKEAKKQRKKKSLPGDEGAEITGNSHAVGTGGTGGKHEGGENHHGGGGQGGGGESTKKEKSVLQAKLTKLAIQIGYAGSTIAVLTVIILIIQFCVSTFVIDGKPWKNTYAGDLVRHLIIGVTVLVVAVPEGLPLAVTLSLAYSVKKMMKDNNLVRHLDACETMGNATAICSDKTGTLTTNRMTVVESYICEKMSKTVPSFSDIPSHVGNLLIQAISINSAYTSRIMPSQDPSELPMQVGNKTECALLGFVVALGEKYQTVRDDHPEETFTRVYTFNSVRKSMSTVIPREGGGYRLFTKGASEIIMKKCAFIYGRDGHLEKFTREMQERLVKNVIEPMACNGLRTISIAYRDFVPGKAEINQVHSDNEPNWEDEENIVNNLTCLGIVGIEDPVRPEVPDAIRKCQKAGITVRMVTGDNINTARSIALKCGIIKPNEDFLILEGKEFNRRIRDSNGEVQQHLLDKVWPKLRVLARSSPTDKYTLVKGIIDSKATTSREVVAVTGDGTNDGPALKKADVGFAMGIAGTDVAKEASDIILTDDNFSSIVKAVMWGRNVYDSIAKFLQFQLTVNVVAVIVAFIGACAVQDSPLKAVQMLWVNLIMDTLASLALATELPTSDLLLRKPYGRTKPLISRTMMKNILGQAVYQLTVIFMLLFVGDKMLDIDTGRGVAAKGGGPTQHFTVIFNTFVMMTLFNEFNARKIHGQRNVFQGIFTNPIFYSIWIGTCLSQVVIIQYGKMAFSTKALTLEQWMWCLFFGIGTLLWGQVVTTIPTRKIPKILSWGRGQPDDIGAINLGDEKFDPDSDKKPRAGQILWIRGLTRLQTQIRVVNAFRQGLDARYGEHSSSTLAEVLRKQSSLNKRLSQTSSIEYADNIPDELTIPEIDVERLSSHSHTETAV
- the LOC124432069 gene encoding plasma membrane calcium-transporting ATPase 2 isoform X5 — encoded protein: MATIDGRPAQYGITLKQLRELMEHRGREGVNKLNSHGGVQEICKKLYTSPSEGLSGSTADIQHRRDTFGSNMIPPKPPKTFLQLVWEALQDVTLIILEIAALVSLGLSFYQPADEEESGSSIEEDEGKYGWIEGLAILISVIVVVLVTAFNDYSKERQFRGLQSRIEGEHKFSVIRQGEVKQISVSDIVVGDICQIKYGDLLPADGILIQSNDLKVDESSLTGESDHVKKGELFDPMVLSGTHVMEGSGKMLVTAVGVNSQAGIIFTLLGAAVDQQEQEIKKMKKEAKKQRKKKSLPGDEGAEITGNSHAVGTGGTGGKHEGGENHHGGGGQGGGGESTKKEKSVLQAKLTKLAIQIGYAGSTIAVLTVIILIIQFCVSTFVIDGKPWKNTYAGDLVRHLIIGVTVLVVAVPEGLPLAVTLSLAYSVKKMMKDNNLVRHLDACETMGNATAICSDKTGTLTTNRMTVVESYICEKMSKTVPSFSDIPSHVGNLLIQAISINSAYTSRIMPSQDPSELPMQVGNKTECALLGFVVALGEKYQTVRDDHPEETFTRVYTFNSVRKSMSTVIPREGGGYRLFTKGASEIIMKKCAFIYGRDGHLEKFTREMQERLVKNVIEPMACNGLRTISIAYRDFVPGKAEINQVHSDNEPNWEDEENIVNNLTCLGIVGIEDPVRPEVPDAIRKCQKAGITVRMVTGDNINTARSIALKCGIIKPNEDFLILEGKEFNRRIRDSNGEVQQHLLDKVWPKLRVLARSSPTDKYTLVKGIIDSKATTSREVVAVTGDGTNDGPALKKADVGFAMGIAGTDVAKEASDIILTDDNFSSIVKAVMWGRNVYDSIAKFLQFQLTVNVVAVIVAFIGACAVQDSPLKAVQMLWVNLIMDTLASLALATELPTSDLLLRKPYGRTKPLISRTMMKNILGQAVYQLTVIFMLLFVGDKMLDIDTGRGVAAKGGGPTQHFTVIFNTFVMMTLFNEFNARKIHGQRNVFQGIFTNPIFYSIWIGTCLSQVVIIQYGKMAFSTKALTLEQWMWCLFFGIGTLLWGQVVTTIPTRKIPKILSWGRGQPDDIGAINLGDEKFDPDSDKKPRAGQILWIRGLTRLQTQTSNRTLVQNVSVTGRSPSQDYYMIRVVNAFRQGLDARYGEHSSSTLAEVLRKQSSLNKRLSQTSSIEYADNIPDELTIPEIDVERLSSHSHTETAV
- the LOC124432069 gene encoding plasma membrane calcium-transporting ATPase 2 isoform X4, which produces MATIDGRPAQYGITLKQLRELMEHRGREGVNKLNSHGGVQEICKKLYTSPSEGLSGSTADIQHRRDTFGSNMIPPKPPKTFLQLVWEALQDVTLIILEIAALVSLGLSFYQPADEEESGSSIEEDEGKYGWIEGLAILISVIVVVLVTAFNDYSKERQFRGLQSRIEGEHKFSVIRQGEVKQISVSDIVVGDICQIKYGDLLPADGILIQSNDLKVDESSLTGESDHVKKGELFDPMVLSGTHVMEGSGKMLVTAVGVNSQAGIIFTLLGAAVDQQEQEIKKMKKEAKKQRKKKSLPGDEGAEITGNSHAVGTGGTGGKHEGGENHHGGGGQGGGGESTKKEKSVLQAKLTKLAIQIGYAGSTIAVLTVIILIIQFCVSTFVIDGKPWKNTYAGDLVRHLIIGVTVLVVAVPEGLPLAVTLSLAYSVKKMMKDNNLVRHLDACETMGNATAICSDKTGTLTTNRMTVVESYICEKMSKTVPSFSDIPSHVGNLLIQAISINSAYTSRIMPSQDPSELPMQVGNKTECALLGFVVALGEKYQTVRDDHPEETFTRVYTFNSVRKSMSTVIPREGGGYRLFTKGASEIIMKKCAFIYGRDGHLEKFTREMQERLVKNVIEPMACNGLRTISIAYRDFVPGKAEINQVHSDNEPNWEDEENIVNNLTCLGIVGIEDPVRPEVPDAIRKCQKAGITVRMVTGDNINTARSIALKCGIIKPNEDFLILEGKEFNRRIRDSNGEVQQHLLDKVWPKLRVLARSSPTDKYTLVKGIIDSKATTSREVVAVTGDGTNDGPALKKADVGFAMGIAGTDVAKEASDIILTDDNFSSIVKAVMWGRNVYDSIAKFLQFQLTVNVVAVIVAFIGACAVQDSPLKAVQMLWVNLIMDTLASLALATELPTSDLLLRKPYGRTKPLISRTMMKNILGQAVYQLTVIFMLLFVGDKMLDIDTGRGVAAKGGGPTQHFTVIFNTFVMMTLFNEFNARKIHGQRNVFQGIFTNPIFYSIWIGTCLSQVVIIQYGKMAFSTKALTLEQWMWCLFFGIGTLLWGQVVTTIPTRKIPKILSWGRGQPDDIGAINLGDEKFDPDSDKKPRAGQILWIRGLTRLQTQVIGGELQERLIPVPYSKSSTDQAIRVVNAFRQGLDARYGEHSSSTLAEVLRKQSSLNKRLSQTSSIEYADNIPDELTIPEIDVERLSSHSHTETAV
- the LOC124432069 gene encoding plasma membrane calcium-transporting ATPase 2 isoform X3, with protein sequence MATIDGRPAQYGITLKQLRELMEHRGREGVNKLNSHGGVQEICKKLYTSPSEGLSGSTADIQHRRDTFGSNMIPPKPPKTFLQLVWEALQDVTLIILEIAALVSLGLSFYQPADEEESGSSIEEDEGKYGWIEGLAILISVIVVVLVTAFNDYSKERQFRGLQSRIEGEHKFSVIRQGEVKQISVSDIVVGDICQIKYGDLLPADGILIQSNDLKVDESSLTGESDHVKKGELFDPMVLSGTHVMEGSGKMLVTAVGVNSQAGIIFTLLGAAVDQQEQEIKKMKKEAKKQRKKKSLPGDEGAEITGNSHAVGTGGTGGKHEGGENHHGGGGQGGGGESTKKEKSVLQAKLTKLAIQIGYAGSTIAVLTVIILIIQFCVSTFVIDGKPWKNTYAGDLVRHLIIGVTVLVVAVPEGLPLAVTLSLAYSVKKMMKDNNLVRHLDACETMGNATAICSDKTGTLTTNRMTVVESYICEKMSKTVPSFSDIPSHVGNLLIQAISINSAYTSRIMPSQDPSELPMQVGNKTECALLGFVVALGEKYQTVRDDHPEETFTRVYTFNSVRKSMSTVIPREGGGYRLFTKGASEIIMKKCAFIYGRDGHLEKFTREMQERLVKNVIEPMACNGLRTISIAYRDFVPGKAEINQVHSDNEPNWEDEENIVNNLTCLGIVGIEDPVRPEVPDAIRKCQKAGITVRMVTGDNINTARSIALKCGIIKPNEDFLILEGKEFNRRIRDSNGEVQQHLLDKVWPKLRVLARSSPTDKYTLVKGIIDSKATTSREVVAVTGDGTNDGPALKKADVGFAMGIAGTDVAKEASDIILTDDNFSSIVKAVMWGRNVYDSIAKFLQFQLTVNVVAVIVAFIGACAVQDSPLKAVQMLWVNLIMDTLASLALATELPTSDLLLRKPYGRTKPLISRTMMKNILGQAVYQLTVIFMLLFVGDKMLDIDTGRGVAAKGGGPTQHFTVIFNTFVMMTLFNEFNARKIHGQRNVFQGIFTNPIFYSIWIGTCLSQVVIIQYGKMAFSTKALTLEQWMWCLFFGIGTLLWGQVVTTIPTRKIPKILSWGRGQPDDIGAINLGDEKFDPDSDKKPRAGQILWIRGLTRLQTQTSNRTLVQNVSVTGRSPSQDYYMVIGGELQERLIPVPYSKSSTDQAIRVVNAFRQGLDARYGEHSSSTLAEVLRKQSSLNKRLSQTSSIEYADNIPDELTIPEIDVERLSSHSHTETAV